CTGGTTTCACCATCACTGGTCTTGGTGGAAACAACACTTGGAAAGCTCATGGgctaaaagattttttttacgaTTCTATGTATAAATCGATTCTTCACAAAGACGTTTGGTCCGCTCTACctgtaagtaaaatgtattaaaaaaatatgaaaaacaaaaatatcagaTGAAAATTACACAAAGTATATCGTAGTTGACTCAATAACTAATAGGGCTTATACTTTATACACACAAGTGCTTCATCAAAACATATTcctcatatttaaatattttatatatcgatAATGGCTAGGTACtttggtatttttttgttttgcattAAATGTTTCACGTATAAATTGAACACGTATTATTCATTGCACAgattgtttttgatatttattagtaCTTAGTGCTGTTCaagaaatgtaattttttagatatttgaaaaataaaataataatttcatagacttaCATTGTAGCTGGAAATAAGTTCACTGGTTTTACTTTCTTAGTGGTCTAAATCTGAACTGAGAATATTCAGAGTCCGATAGgcaataatagtaggtatatactgaACCCCGACACTTTCCCACCCATCGGCGATTACTGTGGAGATAatcaacatttcatattattgtatatttgcaGATATTGTTGAAGCCCAAGAGCCGCGGTGAAATACTGTTGCGGAGCGCCAACCCGTTCGACTCTCCCAAGATTTCGCCCAACTACCTGACGGCCCGAGAGGACGTTGACACGCTGGTGAGGGGCGTCAATTTTGTGTTGGAAATGGCCCAGACCGCGTCTCTCCGCAAGTTCGACAGCCGTCTGCACGACGTACCGTTCCCCGGTTGTCAGTCGGTTCCACGGCACTCGGACGCCTACTGGGAGTGCATGGTTCAGCACTACACCGTGTCCACGTACAACCCGGCGGGTACCGCCAAAATGGGCCCCGAGGGTGACAAGACCGCTGTGGTAGATCCAAAGCTCCAAGTGTTCGGCGTCTATGGGCTCCGGGTGGTGGACGCGTCCATCATGCCAACGCTGGTCGCCGCCAACATCAACGCGCCGGTCATAATGATAGCTGAAAAGGCCGCGGATATGATTAAGGATACATGGCGTAATGATAAACCGTCCCGTTTCTATGACTGTATGACAGCAGGAAAAGcgaaaataatatacgaaaaattgattttttaatatttttttttgttttgaacgcataatattattattataataatttgaatgaaaaaaaaaaatagcactgAAATCGTTTTAATATTACCGCAATGGttctttcttttttatttttattagaaataattttgattcaatttaatttatttaagtttataaatattaaatatacgttCATTATaccatatgtattttttttaatttttaattttttaaaacgttatttattgtaataattagataaaatgtaaacattattataattacaacgaATCTACCTCCTTTATCCGCAATACTTGTATAGTTTGGTTGGTGGTAgacattcaaattaattatttaatatactataagatTATTTTCCAAcacaaaatcaaatcaaaacttacattaaaataaaataacattgacaaagtaattataagaaaaataataatattgttacaaattgtattattgttcatatgaaatattgtacttattccatcataggtacattttataagcTTGTAATGACTATAGCCAAAGCCCAAAACTGATTGTTTTTTTACTTGTAATTTTAAGAATAAGATTTttagttgtatatattatatatgtttttttatatgtattgacataattttaaaataaatttgacctaaataatctatacatttttaccaaaaaattgtttagaataaTTAATGTGGCCtcacaaaaaatgtgtacatcATTTTGTAGTTAGAGATTAATAAAATACGTAttcaattaattgtataataagtaactaaggcttgaaaatgtaatacaaggttcttcataagtGTTAATTACTGAAAcccaaacattaaaaatgtttttcatgaacaaaattattttttttatagatatttgggTTTCAAATTTGgtcgaaattagatatttaaacgaaaaagaACGATTATTCGTGGCAATTTGGAAaattgtacgtatattattatattgtacacttgACGATGACAATTTAATATTCGATATTTAAGGTAAAAATAGTTCAAACTATCATattagtaaaagtaaaataaattactttaatagcaaattagttatttattgtagttttaaaatattattcatgggggTAGTCTTAACAGTAAATatttagtaagtatattattatattttatagtaacaatataataatatataaaataagactTACAAATTACTatgttaatgtttataaattaggtataaattataattggtatTATATCATCGGTTaatttatcacttatcaatCGTGTTTTCGTTGttggacatttttatttactatttattagtaTTCGATATGttaaccaacttttaaaaatgatcTCTTGCTGTAAATGTATGACTATATACACTACGTATAAATATGactatttaaacttaaaatcttCCACTTCTgctaaaaatatcattgtgtaaaataatattaaataggtacaaatattataataaatataaaataaaacacgatataatatggaaattgtttttgaaaaaaatatttgttcaacctACGTTATAGGTATTCTATTACTAGTAGAAAAGTAAATTACGAATTTTTTAtggcaatataaatattaaaatatataattaaatatccttatagaaatatatctctaaattatattatgtacctacacatcTATATATCTTTTCCGTGACGTTTTGTGTACTCAATGATTAAtgtaatcaaattcaaatttaatatatcctTTACAGTTTCCGATCAATGATGAggtttaatcaataattactatacaggaatacagcagagcgactatAGCGACTGACTTCCAaagtttttataactattatttgttattattagtaagttattacttattagttcaTCAATTCCAGTGACCAACACAAATATATGTGACCTTCCGCTCTGTTGTACAGCTATAGGTTAGGTAATAAATTTAGGTATTGTGTGTGAAATTCTAAAGgatatcttaaatttaaattcaaaaatattatatcattgtaaacaaaaaataaatcagaCCGAAGACAGTTGATCAGCTCTCAgtctttattattaaattaggtatattatattataataatatgataaatttacattgctcttcttaataattttaccaaATAACAATACCGTAGGTTGAATTACATTTTGGAAAAGCGttccaatttaaaaatgcatattgaatttaaaaaaaataaatcagaaaatataatacaatataaaaaataatagttttaaattccaaaatattataattgacatTGTTATTCTTCatcaaaatatctaatttcttCCAAAAATCTATAGGTACTGTTGTTGGATGAGGAAAAGGGAATTTTTCTCTCtcgaaaatatttacattaaaaatcataacatcatatgtgtgtgtgtgtgtgtggactgtatatcaatttatttttatgtcactCGCCGACGACGGAGAAAACGCAACTAACTACTAAATATGCAACATGATAACAATGTATAGAGACTAGTGCTGGCGAGACCGGTTTGTAGATATGCAcatcgacaatattatatataattatatcatatagttCATATCTGACATACCGCCCACCgtgaaatataatttcaacaataatataataattaattaatttgacctacattaaatgtatataaactaataaagcataatataagacattaacaataataataattttggttacAATACATTTGATGCTTCACAATACagtgcataatattaacaattattaaatgtagaatagtataaatcaataataatataataattataattaatgacatattaaaaaaaaaaaaaacaacaattatttaacaacaaaacaacaaaaaaaatgttttatgtgtcAATTGGTAATGGACAAAGCTGTCGTACAGCATGTTTGAACGATCCATCTACTGTACGTACGGTGGCAACGCGTATCACACCATCAGCACCTGGTTGTACTTCAGTGACTCGACCAATACGCCATTGTAGCGGTGGACGATTGTCGTCTCGCAACAGCACAACTGAATTCACTTCTAGTTCGGGTCCTGTGGATGTCGCCCATTTACCTCTAGTTTGCAGTTGTGTTAAATAATCACGACGCCACCTCTGCCAAAGCTGTTGCGTGAACTGCGTGACTCTTCTCCACCTGGTTAGACGATTAGTAGGTATGGCCGTCACATCTTCTTCTGGAAAAACGTGGAATATGTCACCAGTTAAGAAATGCCCTGGCGTCAACGCTATTAAATCCGATGGATCAGCTGATAGCGAAGTGATTGGTCGTGAATTTAAAATTGCTTCTACTCGAACAAGGATACTGTATAATTCTTCGTATGTAAGAGATACATTACCAACTGTCTTAAGCAAATGCGATTTCATCGATTTAATTGCAGCTTACCAAAGACCGCCAAAGTGAGGGGAACGTGCTGGAATGAAGTGCCAGCGAATACCATTATTTGCAGTGAACCTTTGCAGTTTTTCTTGATGCTCGGGTGACCAGAATAGTGTCTTAAGTTCTACCAATTGACGACTAGCTCCCACAAAATTGGTTGCGTTATCTGAGTATATATCGCTCACTAAACCACGCCTATCACAAAATCTTTTTAATGCGTTCATAAAGGATTGCGTAGTTAAATCTCCTACCAGCTCTATGTGATCGGCCTTAGTAATAAAACATACCCACATGCATACATATGCTTTATTAGCTGACGCATTCCGCCGTAAGGACGACTTTACCAGAAATGGTCCTGCGAAATCGACACCAGACCGTTGGAACGGTTTTGCGGGATCAATTCGAGCTTGTGGTAAATTGCCCATAATAGGTTGTACCACGACTGGcttgtatttaaaacatttaacgcACTTCTGAGTTATTTTTCGCGCAATATTACGTCCATTAATTGGCCAATATTTATTGCGAATTGCCGCTAACATTATCTGTGGACCGCCATGCATTGTTTTCTCGTGTtcgtttacaaatattaatctCATGCACGGACTATCTGCAGGAAACGGAATTGgatgtttttcaaaaatgtccaAGGTgtcggaatttttaaatatcccgCCCACCCTGATGAGTTTATTTTCGTCCAAAAATGGTTTGAGTTGATATAGCTTACTTTTCGGACTTATTTGACGTGCGCTACTCAATGCAGTAATTTCTTCACTCCAGCTGTTATACTGTACTAGTTTAATTATACAAGTAGTAGCGTTATTTATCTCGTCTGCTTGAAGTGGACCGGTTATTTTGACATTGCCCGACACGGCGTTATTAATAAAACGGCGACAATAGGACGTTACACGTAATAATTTGTTCAATGACGAATATCGGTTTAATATGGACGTATCATACTCGATTGTTACAACTGAAATAGTTGTATTTCTTTCTTCCGGAATCTCACCCATTTCGCTTGACCATTGAGCGTCAACATTTGGCCAATTCACTATACTTTTGCTAAGCCATTCAGGACCCTTCCACCATAGCTGATTATTCTGTATTTGAGTTGGTTCACAGCCACGAGAAACAAGATCAGCCGGGTTATCTTTAGTGCTCACGTGATTCCATTCGGACATGACCGTTAGCTCTTGTATTTCCCCTACTCTGTGTCCGACAAACGTTTTCCAGCGCGATGATTCTGATGCTATCCATGCTAACACTACCTTAGAATCTGACCAgtagtatttttttcatttgcaaTATTGGTGCGTATTTATATGTCATCCGTGCGAGTAGTACTGCTGCCAATAGTTCAAGCCGTGGCAACGAAATCACCTTTAAAGGAGCTACCCGCGACTTTGAGCAAATCAGTCTTGCTGTGATTTCACCGAGCTCGTTCACCGTTCGCAAATATATGCACGCCCCGTACGCCTTTATTGACGCGTCCGCGAAACCGTGCAACTGTACGTTT
This genomic window from Metopolophium dirhodum isolate CAU chromosome 1, ASM1992520v1, whole genome shotgun sequence contains:
- the LOC132937212 gene encoding uncharacterized protein LOC132937212, whose protein sequence is MKSHLLKTVGNVSLTYEELYSILVRVEAILNSRPITSLSADPSDLIALTPGHFLTGDIFHVFPEEDVTAIPTNRLTRWRRVTQFTQQLWQRWRRDYLTQLQTRGKWATSTGPELEVNSVVLLRDDNRPPLQWRIGRVTEVQPGADGVIRVATVRTVDGSFKHAVRQLCPLPIDT
- the LOC132937224 gene encoding uncharacterized protein LOC132937224, producing MSEWNHVSTKDNPADLVSRGCEPTQIQNNQLWWKGPEWLSKSIVNWPNVDAQWSSEMGEIPEERNTTISVVTIEYDTSILNRYSSLNKLLRVTSYCRRFINNAVSGNVKITGPLQADEINNATTCIIKLVQYNSWSEEITALSSARQISPKSKLYQLKPFLDENKLIRVGGIFKNSDTLDIFEKHPIPFPADSPCMRLIFVNEHEKTMHGGPQIMLAAIRNKYWPINGRNIARKITQKCVKCFKYKPVVVQPIMGNLPQARIDPAKPFQRSGVDFAGPFLVKSSLRRNASANKAYVCMWVCFITKADHIELVGDLTTQSFMNALKRFCDRRGLVSDIYSDNATNFVGASRQLVELKTLFWSPEHQEKLQRFTANNGIRWHFIPARSPHFGGLW